Proteins encoded within one genomic window of Oceanococcus sp. HetDA_MAG_MS8:
- a CDS encoding response regulator: MSIPHILLVDDYPADNFLHRRLLLSAKLAQVVSVCENGRDALDWLQQCSTDNIPGLILLDLNMPVMDGWGFLHAHALLPLEQQVAQVLIMLSTSLPPAREAELGQHTQVKGCVAKPLSIDAIQELLT, encoded by the coding sequence ATGAGCATTCCCCACATCCTGCTGGTGGATGATTATCCGGCGGATAATTTTCTGCATCGACGTCTACTACTCAGCGCGAAGCTGGCTCAAGTGGTCAGCGTATGCGAAAACGGGCGTGATGCCCTGGATTGGCTGCAGCAGTGCTCTACCGACAATATCCCAGGCCTCATTCTTCTGGACCTGAACATGCCGGTGATGGATGGCTGGGGCTTTCTGCATGCCCACGCTTTGCTTCCGCTTGAGCAGCAGGTTGCCCAGGTGTTGATCATGCTCAGCACCAGTTTGCCACCGGCGCGGGAGGCAGAGCTGGGCCAACATACCCAGGTGAAGGGCTGCGTGGCCAAGCCGCTTAGCATCGACGCGATTCAGGAGTTGCTGACTTAG
- a CDS encoding wax ester/triacylglycerol synthase family O-acyltransferase: protein MNELHPLDWAWLLLESARAPMHVGCLQVFSAPADQPEHRLFGPAPRWRGEVAAVPPWNWRLQRPLLGRPSWVEDTQMDLEYHLQDWALPQHQLQRELNRLLGRLHEQALDTERPLWECHRIHNLAPSRVAVYFKLHHALVDGVGGVRLLQRLLQTRAEDVQPLPAWARSSQAPSAMATESAPASAWQRIGHELSRELGEVPDVTRALAQLARRSLHQAGSDLSAPFASPATIFNGRVSQERAVARTHWQLDRLQHLAHQRGCSVNDVLLSVCGGALRRYLIQHAQLAPTSLTAGVPVSLRQPGDVSTGSALSFMVAALHTEIADPAQRLQAVTRSTRAAKAHLKGMRPQSLPDYTLLLMAPAMVEMLSGLAGRLRPPFNVVISNIPGPSQPLYDNGARLEAIYPSSIVTDGQALNITAMSYAGQLFVGLTACARSVPHVQQIAQAMDEELEALEAITEEAGQVQSCSAKAG, encoded by the coding sequence ATGAACGAACTGCACCCCCTGGACTGGGCCTGGTTACTCCTAGAGTCTGCTCGCGCCCCCATGCATGTGGGCTGCTTGCAGGTGTTCTCGGCGCCTGCCGATCAACCTGAGCACCGCCTTTTTGGTCCGGCGCCTCGCTGGCGTGGGGAGGTGGCTGCGGTGCCGCCGTGGAACTGGCGGCTACAGCGTCCCTTGCTGGGACGGCCATCGTGGGTGGAAGACACGCAGATGGATCTGGAGTACCACTTGCAAGATTGGGCGCTGCCGCAACATCAGCTGCAGCGGGAACTGAATCGCCTGCTAGGGCGCCTGCATGAGCAAGCTCTGGATACCGAGCGGCCTTTGTGGGAATGTCATCGCATCCATAATTTGGCGCCGTCACGAGTCGCGGTGTATTTCAAGCTGCATCATGCCTTGGTTGATGGAGTCGGAGGTGTGCGCCTGTTGCAACGTTTGTTGCAAACCCGTGCCGAGGATGTGCAGCCCCTACCGGCTTGGGCGCGATCTAGCCAAGCACCCTCAGCGATGGCGACGGAGTCTGCCCCAGCTTCTGCTTGGCAGCGCATTGGTCATGAGCTCAGCCGTGAGCTGGGTGAAGTTCCGGATGTCACCCGTGCTCTGGCCCAGCTGGCGAGGCGTAGCCTGCATCAGGCCGGCTCTGACTTGAGTGCTCCCTTTGCCTCACCCGCAACCATCTTTAATGGGCGGGTCTCTCAAGAGCGGGCTGTCGCGCGTACGCATTGGCAGCTTGATCGCCTGCAACACCTGGCCCACCAACGAGGCTGTTCCGTGAACGACGTGCTATTGAGTGTGTGCGGCGGGGCCCTGAGGCGCTACTTGATCCAACATGCACAGCTTGCACCCACCAGTCTGACCGCTGGAGTGCCAGTGTCACTGCGCCAGCCCGGCGATGTGTCTACGGGATCCGCTTTGAGCTTCATGGTGGCCGCCTTGCACACCGAAATCGCCGATCCCGCACAACGTCTACAGGCGGTCACCCGATCCACCCGCGCTGCCAAGGCCCACCTGAAGGGTATGCGACCGCAAAGCCTGCCCGACTACACCTTGCTCCTCATGGCTCCGGCGATGGTGGAGATGTTGAGCGGCTTGGCGGGGCGTTTAAGACCTCCCTTCAATGTGGTTATTTCCAATATTCCTGGGCCCAGTCAGCCGCTGTATGACAATGGCGCAAGGCTAGAGGCCATATATCCCAGCTCGATCGTGACGGACGGTCAGGCGCTCAACATCACGGCCATGTCCTACGCCGGCCAACTCTTTGTGGGGCTCACGGCGTGTGCGCGCAGCGTGCCGCATGTGCAGCAGATTGCGCAGGCCATGGATGAAGAGCTAGAGGCTTTGGAGGCAATCACCGAGGAGGCTGGGCAAGTGCAGTCTTGCAGTGCCAAAGCCGGCTGA
- a CDS encoding universal stress protein — protein MTTPAPWKRLLVYVDDPQQETALLQQAAHLAKQWQAELHLLMVIDQRELHHLARASELEPEQVEQRARQHLQTVLQPLLQSMDYPAEFSLRCGRPFLEILRYVDQHQIDLVFKATSQHHRWQRGLLCSLDQHLLRKCPAAVWLHPLTANTDRHNIVASVDLADADAAENELLDQLNQRVLDAAACLALTWSLPLHLTHAWDAPAADVIRYWVDDPKADDHAANYAHSCEASAQQGLRELSQALEQEHPALDCHQVLRRGDARQVIAEQAQMLSPRVLVMGTVGRSHLAGLLIGNTAEDVLNQVNCAVLALKPSDFQCPIALD, from the coding sequence ATGACAACACCCGCTCCATGGAAACGCCTCTTGGTCTACGTCGACGACCCCCAGCAGGAAACCGCGCTTCTTCAGCAAGCAGCGCATTTGGCCAAGCAATGGCAGGCTGAACTCCACCTGCTCATGGTGATTGATCAACGCGAGCTCCATCATCTTGCACGCGCCAGCGAACTCGAGCCCGAACAAGTCGAACAAAGAGCCCGCCAACATCTGCAAACCGTGCTCCAACCCCTGCTGCAGTCTATGGACTATCCGGCTGAGTTCTCCCTGCGCTGCGGCCGACCATTCTTGGAGATCTTGCGCTACGTCGACCAGCATCAGATTGATCTGGTCTTCAAAGCCACAAGCCAGCATCATCGCTGGCAGCGCGGACTGCTATGCAGTTTGGATCAGCATCTGCTCCGCAAATGCCCGGCTGCGGTCTGGCTTCACCCTCTGACAGCCAATACCGATCGCCACAACATTGTGGCCAGTGTGGACTTAGCAGACGCCGACGCAGCAGAGAACGAGCTGCTGGATCAGCTCAATCAACGGGTCCTGGATGCAGCCGCGTGCCTGGCATTGACCTGGTCCCTACCCTTACACCTCACGCATGCTTGGGATGCCCCTGCGGCCGATGTGATCCGCTATTGGGTGGACGACCCCAAAGCCGACGACCACGCCGCGAACTATGCCCACAGCTGCGAAGCCAGCGCGCAGCAAGGCCTGCGGGAACTGAGTCAAGCTCTGGAACAAGAACATCCCGCACTGGATTGCCACCAAGTGTTGCGGCGCGGGGATGCCCGCCAAGTCATTGCCGAGCAAGCACAGATGCTCAGCCCTAGGGTTTTGGTCATGGGAACCGTAGGGCGCAGCCATCTCGCCGGACTGCTCATCGGCAACACCGCAGAAGATGTGTTGAATCAGGTGAATTGTGCGGTGCTGGCCCTCAAGCCCTCCGATTTCCAGTGTCCCATCGCGCTGGACTAA
- a CDS encoding cation:proton antiporter: MSGYLFYEIASLLVLAAGVGMVGVMLRQPLIVSFIAVGILAGPDVFNLARSDAPIEMLAKLGIALLLFLVGLKLDLSLVRKLGKVAVLTGLGQVAFTSIVGFGLAYALGLDVITAVYTAVALTFSSTIIIVKLLTDKGELDALHGRIALGFLIVQDLVVVVAMMTLSTMALGDAEAAAEQPQLWQTLGAGLGLLLGAALFMRYLANPLVHQLARAPELLVCFAIGWAALWASVGHYLGFGKELGGLLAGVTLASTPLRDQIAARLAPLRDFLLLFFFIALGSSLQLSLLGSNLPAAAVLSAFVLLGNPLIVLLILNALGYSARTGFLAGLTVAQISEFSLIFMAMGVSLGHVSEGALGLVTLVGLITIAASTYMISYSHLLYARMEPWLKTLPRRAQAASLESSAIAPTEAEFVIVGLGRYGWALAEALQRDGHKVLGVDMDPDIAQQARLAGIACRNGDVGDGDFVAELPLSTARWVVSTLPPHPRSPRGEDPQFLLQQHLRHCRYQGQLALSSSVASQAPSGVASPNLILHPYIDAADRAAQLLLATSNA; encoded by the coding sequence ATCAGCGGCTATCTGTTCTATGAAATTGCCAGCCTCTTGGTGCTCGCGGCAGGGGTGGGGATGGTCGGCGTTATGCTCCGCCAACCCCTGATTGTGAGCTTTATCGCGGTCGGCATTCTGGCCGGGCCGGATGTCTTCAACCTGGCCCGCTCCGATGCACCCATTGAGATGCTGGCCAAGCTGGGTATTGCGCTGTTGCTGTTCTTGGTGGGGCTCAAACTGGATCTGAGCCTGGTTCGCAAGCTGGGGAAGGTGGCCGTGCTCACGGGCCTGGGCCAAGTGGCCTTCACGAGTATTGTGGGCTTTGGGCTTGCTTATGCTCTGGGTCTGGATGTGATCACCGCGGTATACACCGCGGTGGCGCTCACATTTTCTTCCACCATCATCATCGTCAAGCTCTTAACCGATAAAGGCGAGCTGGACGCCCTGCACGGACGTATTGCGCTGGGATTTCTCATCGTGCAAGACCTTGTGGTGGTAGTGGCCATGATGACGCTGTCCACAATGGCCCTGGGTGATGCGGAGGCGGCGGCTGAACAGCCCCAACTCTGGCAGACACTCGGCGCTGGCCTCGGCCTGCTTCTCGGGGCAGCGCTGTTTATGCGCTACTTGGCCAACCCACTGGTGCACCAATTAGCACGTGCGCCGGAGCTGCTGGTGTGCTTTGCCATTGGCTGGGCGGCCTTATGGGCCTCGGTAGGTCACTATCTGGGCTTTGGCAAGGAACTGGGCGGCTTACTTGCCGGCGTCACGCTCGCCTCCACGCCCTTAAGGGATCAGATCGCAGCCCGCCTGGCGCCACTGCGGGACTTTTTGTTGCTGTTCTTCTTCATTGCCTTGGGCAGTTCCCTGCAGCTCTCGCTGCTGGGCAGCAACTTGCCGGCCGCCGCCGTGCTCTCCGCCTTTGTGCTGCTGGGCAACCCCCTCATCGTGCTGCTGATACTGAATGCTTTAGGTTACAGCGCCCGCACCGGGTTTCTAGCCGGGCTGACGGTGGCGCAGATCAGCGAGTTCTCGCTGATCTTCATGGCCATGGGTGTGAGCTTGGGGCATGTGTCGGAAGGCGCTCTAGGACTGGTGACCTTGGTGGGCCTCATCACCATTGCCGCCTCAACGTACATGATCAGCTATTCCCACCTGCTATATGCGCGCATGGAGCCCTGGTTAAAAACCCTGCCCCGCCGTGCTCAAGCAGCCAGTCTGGAAAGCAGCGCCATAGCGCCGACCGAAGCCGAGTTTGTGATTGTTGGCCTGGGCCGCTATGGCTGGGCGCTGGCCGAAGCGCTGCAACGCGATGGCCATAAGGTACTCGGTGTGGATATGGATCCAGACATTGCGCAGCAAGCCAGGCTCGCCGGCATTGCTTGTCGGAATGGCGATGTGGGTGATGGCGATTTCGTGGCCGAACTGCCCCTGAGCACAGCCCGCTGGGTGGTCTCGACCCTGCCCCCACACCCTCGTTCACCGCGGGGCGAAGATCCGCAATTTTTATTGCAACAGCACTTAAGGCACTGCCGCTACCAAGGCCAACTGGCGCTCTCAAGCAGCGTGGCCAGCCAGGCACCAAGCGGAGTAGCCAGCCCCAACCTGATCTTGCATCCTTATATCGACGCGGCCGACCGCGCGGCCCAACTCCTGCTCGCCACTTCCAATGCCTAG
- a CDS encoding SulP family inorganic anion transporter, producing the protein MECLMTESGLTPATLKTNLFSGLTVALAMVPEAIAFALVAQVSPLTGLYAAILVSLITSAFGGRPGMISGATGALAVVMVALVVEHGVQYLFATVVLMGLFQLLFAGARLGKLIRMVPYPVMLGFVNGLAIVIFMAQFHHFKQPGPDGELVWMSGMPLYVMLGLIALTVAIIYLAPKLTRAVPATLLAILSVSALTLGLGIDTKTVGDLGSIAGGLPQFAIPQVPWSFDTLRIVVPYALILAAIGLIESLLTLNLIDDMTDTRGQPNKECAAQGMANVVTGFFGGMGGCAMIGQSMINVGNGALHRISGLATGGFLLMFVLFGSALIEQIPLAALIGVMFVVSEKTFEWGSFRLFGKVPRTDVFVGLTVAGVTVVADLAVAVVVGVILSALSFAWKQAKRIQVQRVHEEQVGTLYSVEGILFFASVTNFAEKFSPRADAQEVRVDFSEARLMDHSAIAAVSSLAERYQRAGRHLVLLNLTPECQDLLRRAARMLPLEFAQGEVRLPLAASL; encoded by the coding sequence ATGGAGTGCTTAATGACCGAATCTGGTCTGACCCCCGCCACCCTCAAAACCAACTTATTCAGTGGATTAACTGTGGCTCTGGCCATGGTTCCGGAGGCGATCGCCTTCGCTCTTGTGGCGCAGGTGTCACCGCTAACGGGTCTTTATGCGGCCATTCTTGTCAGCCTGATTACCTCTGCATTCGGCGGCAGGCCCGGCATGATTTCCGGTGCGACCGGCGCCCTGGCGGTGGTGATGGTGGCGTTGGTGGTGGAGCATGGGGTGCAGTACCTCTTTGCCACCGTCGTACTCATGGGCCTCTTTCAGCTGCTCTTTGCTGGTGCCCGCCTTGGCAAGCTCATCCGGATGGTGCCGTATCCGGTGATGCTGGGGTTCGTGAATGGCCTGGCCATCGTGATCTTCATGGCGCAGTTCCACCACTTTAAACAGCCTGGTCCGGACGGTGAGTTGGTGTGGATGAGCGGTATGCCGCTGTATGTGATGTTGGGCCTCATCGCCCTGACCGTGGCAATCATCTACCTCGCACCCAAGCTCACGCGCGCCGTCCCAGCTACCTTGCTCGCTATTTTGAGTGTGTCGGCACTGACCCTGGGGCTGGGGATCGATACCAAGACCGTGGGCGATCTGGGTTCCATTGCGGGCGGCTTGCCGCAGTTTGCAATACCCCAGGTGCCCTGGAGTTTTGACACCCTGCGCATCGTCGTTCCTTACGCCCTGATTCTGGCGGCGATTGGTTTGATTGAGTCCTTGCTGACCTTGAACTTGATTGACGATATGACCGACACCCGCGGTCAGCCCAATAAGGAATGTGCCGCTCAGGGCATGGCCAATGTGGTGACCGGTTTCTTCGGCGGTATGGGCGGTTGCGCCATGATTGGTCAAAGCATGATCAATGTGGGCAACGGTGCTTTGCATCGTATTTCCGGGCTAGCCACTGGTGGTTTTCTGTTGATGTTTGTGCTGTTTGGGTCTGCATTGATTGAGCAGATTCCCTTGGCTGCTCTGATTGGCGTGATGTTTGTGGTGTCGGAAAAAACCTTTGAATGGGGCAGCTTTCGCTTGTTCGGCAAAGTGCCACGCACGGACGTTTTTGTGGGTTTGACCGTTGCTGGTGTGACGGTGGTGGCAGATTTAGCCGTGGCGGTCGTAGTCGGTGTGATTCTCTCGGCTTTGAGTTTTGCCTGGAAACAAGCCAAACGCATTCAGGTGCAGCGCGTGCACGAGGAGCAGGTAGGCACGCTGTATAGCGTGGAGGGCATTTTGTTCTTTGCCTCGGTGACCAATTTTGCCGAGAAGTTTTCGCCACGCGCCGATGCGCAGGAAGTTCGGGTGGACTTCTCCGAGGCGCGTTTGATGGATCATTCCGCGATTGCTGCGGTGAGCTCACTGGCCGAGCGCTATCAACGCGCGGGTCGTCATTTGGTGCTGCTCAACCTGACCCCCGAGTGCCAGGACCTACTTCGGCGGGCGGCTCGTATGCTGCCGCTAGAGTTTGCACAGGGCGAAGTGCGCTTGCCCTTGGCGGCCTCGCTATAA
- a CDS encoding SDR family oxidoreductase, which translates to MQDSGPTFANRVVLITGASRGIGAATARHMASLGGRVVLLARSIQAIESQAQSIRSQGGKALALACDVADAHSLEQAVAQTQQSFGAVDVLVNNAGVIDPIAKLHDTDPEAWSRAIDVNIKGVYLASRAVIPGMLEAGQGTIINISSGAAYSALEGWSAYCASKAAVLSLTRSLHKEYADRGLRALGLSPGTVATAMQDRIRESGVNPVSRLKPSAHIPAEWVAQAVAYLCGPAGEDHLGADFVLKTPEARKALGLPPP; encoded by the coding sequence ATGCAAGATAGTGGACCCACATTCGCCAACCGTGTTGTGCTGATCACGGGGGCTAGCCGAGGCATTGGCGCCGCAACAGCGCGTCACATGGCTAGCCTGGGTGGAAGAGTGGTGCTTCTAGCCCGCAGCATTCAAGCCATAGAGAGTCAGGCTCAAAGCATCAGAAGCCAGGGCGGGAAGGCCTTGGCGCTTGCCTGCGATGTCGCCGATGCCCACTCCTTGGAACAAGCTGTTGCACAAACCCAGCAGAGCTTTGGGGCGGTGGATGTTTTGGTGAACAATGCCGGCGTGATTGACCCCATTGCCAAGTTGCATGACACCGACCCAGAAGCCTGGAGCCGGGCCATCGATGTCAATATCAAGGGAGTCTACTTGGCCTCGCGTGCGGTGATCCCTGGCATGCTGGAGGCCGGTCAAGGCACCATCATCAACATTAGCTCCGGAGCAGCTTATTCGGCGCTAGAGGGCTGGAGCGCCTATTGCGCGAGTAAAGCCGCGGTGCTGTCCCTGACCCGCAGCCTGCACAAAGAGTATGCCGACCGTGGCCTGCGCGCCCTGGGCTTAAGCCCGGGCACGGTGGCGACGGCGATGCAGGACCGCATTCGGGAGTCTGGGGTGAACCCGGTGAGCCGGCTCAAGCCCAGCGCGCATATTCCCGCGGAATGGGTAGCCCAAGCCGTTGCTTACCTCTGTGGGCCGGCCGGCGAAGACCACTTAGGCGCCGATTTCGTGCTCAAAACGCCAGAGGCAAGGAAAGCCTTAGGCCTCCCCCCGCCCTAG
- a CDS encoding GAF domain-containing protein, translating into MMPAPILANEQERLAVMRALNIMDPHKEQRFQRLASTARTLCHTDIGLITLLDDQQQWFKACMGLSIPGTERTISFCGHAIASEQDVFEVPDALADERFFDNPLVTGPPFIRFYAGAPIRITPDVRLGTLCVIHTADVYLSRAQKDCLRSLADVARDEFLRAPAPAPEVLQAEKERRGLQDWLSWLGKLK; encoded by the coding sequence ATGATGCCTGCCCCCATTCTCGCGAATGAACAAGAACGGCTCGCCGTCATGCGGGCATTGAATATCATGGATCCACATAAGGAGCAGCGCTTTCAGCGCCTAGCCTCCACGGCGCGGACCTTATGTCATACCGACATCGGGCTGATCACCCTACTGGATGACCAGCAGCAATGGTTCAAGGCCTGTATGGGTTTGAGTATTCCAGGGACTGAGCGCACCATTTCCTTTTGTGGCCATGCCATCGCCAGCGAACAGGATGTGTTCGAGGTGCCTGACGCCCTGGCTGATGAACGCTTTTTCGACAACCCCTTAGTGACTGGCCCGCCCTTCATCCGTTTTTACGCGGGCGCGCCTATCCGGATCACTCCAGATGTACGCCTGGGAACCCTGTGTGTGATCCACACCGCAGACGTTTACCTCTCCCGCGCTCAGAAAGACTGTCTGCGCTCGCTGGCGGATGTGGCCCGTGATGAATTTCTACGTGCGCCAGCGCCAGCGCCGGAGGTTCTCCAAGCCGAAAAGGAACGTCGGGGCCTCCAAGATTGGCTAAGCTGGCTGGGCAAGCTCAAATAA
- a CDS encoding serine/threonine-protein phosphatase — translation MHSESEWDSVASLQRRLMMRPVDCAFARWSVHMRPADRVSGDFCVIGRREGDRLWGAFGDVMGHGPLAASVNVAILAELGHLADCSPAQRLAGLNAFLENDQGLFATAMSFDLGPAGDCLLSSAGHPPALLMDSSATRPVPESTGAPLGLFGVDENYAEHHLQLRPQQRLLFVSDGFLERNAASARTKALPLRIQQGLMAAASANALKEDIVTMRRLLEAAVNGRRKAADDQTLLLLEYRGAS, via the coding sequence ATGCATTCAGAGTCTGAGTGGGATTCGGTAGCCAGCCTGCAACGGCGACTGATGATGCGGCCCGTGGACTGCGCCTTTGCGCGCTGGTCCGTGCATATGCGCCCAGCAGATCGGGTCAGCGGCGATTTTTGTGTGATTGGGCGGCGCGAAGGTGATCGGCTGTGGGGCGCATTCGGAGATGTGATGGGGCACGGGCCCCTAGCCGCTTCGGTCAATGTGGCTATCCTTGCTGAGCTTGGGCACTTGGCGGACTGTTCCCCAGCACAGCGTTTGGCGGGGCTGAATGCCTTTTTGGAAAACGACCAAGGGCTGTTCGCCACCGCTATGAGCTTTGACTTGGGACCTGCCGGAGATTGCCTGCTGAGTAGCGCGGGTCACCCGCCGGCCTTGCTGATGGATTCCAGCGCGACTCGGCCGGTTCCAGAGTCGACGGGGGCACCGCTGGGTTTATTCGGCGTGGATGAAAACTATGCCGAGCATCACTTGCAATTGCGTCCGCAGCAGCGCCTACTCTTCGTGAGCGATGGCTTCTTGGAGCGCAATGCCGCCTCCGCGCGTACTAAAGCACTCCCCCTGCGTATTCAGCAGGGGTTGATGGCTGCCGCTTCAGCGAATGCGCTGAAGGAGGATATTGTGACCATGCGCCGACTGCTGGAGGCTGCGGTGAATGGCCGGCGCAAGGCTGCCGACGATCAGACCCTGCTGCTGCTGGAGTACCGCGGAGCTTCTTAG
- a CDS encoding response regulator — protein MKSDTAFADDAQPSWRVLLLDDDPDMADLCAALLDGLRFRSRPATLEWCQTPAQALTRWHPSPPAVAIVDWDLAAQQTGADFIRNLREQDHTWMTRIILTTARTELITEWEATLSLELDGFLPKAAWTQDHLRSVVYSALHAFDLIARLEAGRRSMLEAARELMQLDADQVLTQRVDAIVSSLLRSSEALGKPDSDVWTWGS, from the coding sequence ATGAAGTCAGACACTGCCTTTGCGGATGACGCCCAGCCCAGCTGGCGGGTTCTGCTGCTCGATGATGATCCGGATATGGCCGACTTGTGTGCAGCGTTGCTGGACGGACTGCGATTCAGGAGCCGCCCTGCCACCCTCGAATGGTGCCAGACGCCGGCCCAGGCCCTGACCCGGTGGCACCCTTCTCCGCCCGCTGTAGCCATTGTCGACTGGGACCTTGCGGCGCAACAAACGGGAGCGGACTTCATACGCAATCTACGCGAACAGGACCACACCTGGATGACGCGCATCATCCTCACAACGGCGCGTACCGAGCTCATCACAGAGTGGGAAGCCACACTCAGTTTAGAGCTTGATGGCTTCTTGCCAAAGGCAGCATGGACTCAGGACCACCTTCGCTCTGTGGTGTATTCCGCGCTGCATGCTTTCGATTTGATTGCACGGCTGGAGGCCGGGCGCCGCTCCATGCTGGAGGCTGCCCGAGAGTTGATGCAACTCGATGCCGATCAAGTATTGACGCAACGGGTCGATGCCATTGTCAGCTCCCTACTCCGCAGCTCGGAAGCGCTTGGCAAGCCCGATTCGGATGTTTGGACCTGGGGATCTTAG
- a CDS encoding ATP-binding protein, with translation MVAKQEYAVPLELVQARRLREWIAQAGGSDKPEWAQHLVESVQLCLTELLTNLIVHGGRQGLASISLARHAQVLKVQVRCAGHSFSSVDEFEQARQSSCAVLEQAATDPLALSGRGMGLICAATQSFEYSQVQDNGQGLDVYELVFVVGSAPAGP, from the coding sequence TTGGTTGCTAAGCAGGAATATGCAGTTCCGCTAGAGCTTGTACAAGCCCGTCGACTGCGTGAGTGGATTGCACAGGCCGGCGGAAGTGATAAACCCGAATGGGCCCAACACTTAGTGGAGTCCGTGCAGCTTTGCCTCACCGAGTTGCTCACCAACCTCATCGTCCACGGGGGGCGCCAGGGTTTGGCGTCCATCAGCTTGGCGCGTCATGCACAAGTGTTAAAGGTGCAAGTCCGCTGTGCGGGGCATAGCTTCTCTTCCGTAGATGAATTCGAGCAGGCCAGGCAGAGCTCCTGCGCTGTGCTAGAGCAAGCTGCAACCGATCCCTTGGCACTCAGCGGTCGTGGCATGGGGCTCATTTGCGCGGCAACACAGAGCTTTGAGTATTCCCAAGTCCAGGACAATGGCCAGGGGCTGGATGTTTATGAATTGGTCTTTGTGGTTGGCTCTGCACCTGCTGGACCCTGA
- a CDS encoding serine/threonine-protein phosphatase, with amino-acid sequence MEASAAAIELMLLAVASGSAFASMAQAIAFAFAFAPGRIRHRKALWASIAMIAGGVCFTSFHHLTSPQVFQYHEQNFLLLAHALVKCAIGVLLLMFSRAIRQLEMELSESLDWNEEMRSALERHQTDLQSILEQRTDSLRREIRERRRVQKNLQERAQAQHDELQAAGNLQRALQPHETQTVFGRSRYFSLPMADVTGDTCVVAADDQQFVITLADAMGHGVPAALVTQSVQALSARYKEYADGVALLKDIDRTLNSSSEVLFATAMHCRVQADGQVQLHSAGAPPLVWIRAADRSLHLIGGPSSALGLFELQTEDIFEHQWTLAPGDVLFLYTDGILEQRTPQGQLYGTQGICTWLGKHLKQSQDAAELADLAMADLRMARKQGWVNDDLSFLAFEYQGPAGAEPTTKTNS; translated from the coding sequence ATGGAGGCAAGCGCAGCTGCTATAGAGCTGATGCTGCTGGCGGTTGCCAGCGGCAGCGCATTTGCGTCCATGGCCCAGGCCATTGCCTTTGCCTTTGCCTTTGCGCCTGGGCGTATTCGACACCGTAAAGCGCTGTGGGCAAGCATTGCAATGATTGCCGGAGGCGTTTGTTTTACCTCCTTCCATCATCTGACCTCACCGCAGGTTTTTCAATATCACGAACAGAATTTTCTGCTGCTTGCGCATGCCCTGGTGAAATGCGCTATCGGTGTTTTGTTGCTGATGTTCTCGCGTGCCATCCGTCAGCTAGAGATGGAACTGAGTGAGTCTTTGGACTGGAATGAGGAAATGCGCAGCGCCTTAGAGCGCCACCAAACCGACCTGCAATCCATATTAGAGCAACGTACTGACTCACTGCGGCGGGAAATCCGCGAGCGCCGCCGGGTTCAAAAGAATCTGCAGGAACGGGCGCAGGCACAACATGATGAACTGCAAGCTGCCGGCAACCTGCAACGGGCATTACAGCCCCATGAAACACAAACCGTTTTCGGCCGGAGTCGGTATTTTTCTCTGCCCATGGCCGATGTCACGGGGGATACCTGCGTGGTGGCCGCTGATGATCAGCAGTTCGTGATCACTCTGGCCGATGCCATGGGCCATGGCGTACCCGCGGCCTTGGTCACTCAATCGGTACAGGCCTTGAGCGCCCGCTACAAGGAATACGCTGACGGTGTGGCTTTGCTCAAGGACATCGACCGCACTTTGAACAGTTCTAGCGAAGTCCTCTTTGCAACAGCCATGCACTGCCGAGTTCAAGCCGATGGCCAAGTCCAACTGCACAGCGCCGGCGCCCCGCCTTTGGTGTGGATACGCGCCGCAGATCGGTCCTTGCACCTGATCGGCGGGCCTAGCTCTGCCTTGGGGTTATTTGAGCTGCAAACCGAGGATATCTTTGAGCACCAGTGGACCTTGGCTCCAGGTGATGTGCTCTTTTTGTACACCGATGGCATCTTGGAGCAGCGCACCCCGCAGGGGCAGCTGTATGGAACACAAGGAATTTGCACCTGGCTTGGAAAGCATCTGAAGCAATCTCAAGATGCAGCTGAGCTGGCCGACTTGGCGATGGCCGACCTGCGCATGGCGCGCAAACAGGGCTGGGTCAATGATGACCTGAGTTTTCTCGCCTTCGAGTATCAGGGTCCAGCAGGTGCAGAGCCAACCACAAAGACCAATTCATAA